A region of Vigna radiata var. radiata cultivar VC1973A chromosome 10, Vradiata_ver6, whole genome shotgun sequence DNA encodes the following proteins:
- the LOC111242699 gene encoding uncharacterized protein LOC111242699, with translation MSCREQFRTPTPPLNAFYVHHHYNYCFILSIAPFVSFCLNQGKATIEKWRVRTCLDTSYIIAMNHLLREDHLLRICDTPFRWCVYLREKVDINCELIKVMEGVGVVDEEGLDEEGVGVVDEEPCGGEEGXGGVXEEPLGEGVGGVHQEPLGGASNEELVAELEEEVQKVVEIVELVEYGQPHAPQPMAIEPLRAVAGDPRPSINAEQLYIAVSVRDRPHRIVCEIIGQSLSTTSIQTLGPRELVDNMLVLFATTVFMHFEKRRTGVVKRILFSSLYADLIIADYLKKDKNRRVFSAHNYXSCLRAGHFSLADIPTADFVSEVLFFLCMSCNVIYRKC, from the exons ATGAG TTGTCGAGAACAGTTTCGAACACCAACGCCTCCTCTCAACGCCTTCTATGTCCACCATCACTATAACTATTGCTTCATTCTCTCCATTGCTCCCTTCGTTTCATTTTGTCTCAACCAGGGAAAGGCGACGATTGAGAAG TGGAGGGTTCGTACTTGTTTGGATACATCTTATATCATTGCAATGAATCATTTGTTGAGAGAAGATCATCTTCTACGAATTTGTGACACACCTTTCAGGTGGTGTGTGTATCTACGTGAAAAGGTGGACATAAACTGTGAGTTAATTAAGGTGATG GAAGGTGTTGGAGTTGTTGATGAAGAAGGTTTAGATGAGGAAGGTGTTGGAGTTGTTGATGAAGAACCTTGTGGTGGTGAAGAAGGTGNTGGAGGAGTTCNTGAAGAACCTTTAGGTGAAGGTGTTGGAGGAGTTCATCAAGAACCTTTAGGTGGAGCTTCCAATGAAGAACTTGTGGCtgaacttgaagaagaagttcaaaaggttgttgaaattgttgaacTTGTTGAATATGGACAACCGCATGCACCGCAACCAATGGCAATCGAACCTCTGCGTGCAGTTGCTGGTGATCCAAGGCCTAGCATCAATGCTGAGCAACTCTACATTGCCGTTAGCGTAAGGGATAGACCACACAG GATCGTCTGTGAAATAATTGGGCAGTCATTGAGCACAACATCTATTCAAACCTTAGGTCCTCGCGAACTGGTTGATAACATG TTGGTGCTATTTGCAACGACTGTATTTATGCACTTTGAGAAAAGGAGGACGGGGGTTGTGAAGAGGATCCTTTTTAGTTCGTTATATGCG GACCTTATAATTGCTGATTATTTGAAGAAGGACAAAAACCGTCGTGTGTTTAGTGCCCATAATTACANCAGTTGTTTGCGTGCGGGACACTTTAGCCTTGCAGACATTCCAACAGCTGACTTTGTAAGTgaggttttgttttttctttgtatgtCGTGCAATGTGATATATAGAAAATGTTga